Sequence from the Segatella copri genome:
GAGTGGATATCCTGGCGGAAAATGAGAAGGGAGAATTCATCATCTTCGAGATACAGAATACCCGTGAACATACCTATTTCCACCGTATGCTCTATGGAGTTTCCAAGGTCATCACAGACAATATCAGTCTGGGCGATGATTACGACAAAGTGCGCAAGGTATATTCTATCAATATCGTGTATTTCACATTGGGACAGGCTAAGGATTATGTATATCATGGCAAGACGATGTTCCAGGGACTGCATCAGCCGAATGATATTCTGAAACTCTCCAACCGACAGAGTGAACTCTTCTTCGGTGATGAAAACCCTCAGGGGCGCAAGACTAATCGCGAAGCCGGAGACATATTCCCGGAGTATTATCTGCTCTGCGTGAACAACTTTGACAAGCTGGCGGTGAACAATCTGGATGAATGGATCGAGTTTCTCAAGACCGGCGAGATCAGCGAGGCAGCCCAGGCCCCAGGTTTGGCAGATGCCCGCAAATGCCTGGATATAGATAAGTTGACCGTAGCGGAAAAGAATGATTATGTCCGTCACATGGAGAATCTGCGCTATCAGCGCAGCGTTATCAAGACGGGGTATGATGATGGCTGGCAGAAAGGTCTTGCCGATGGTCGAGAAGAAGGACGAGAAGAAGGTCGTGCTGAAGGACGAGCTGAAGGACGAGCTGAAGGACGAGCTGAAGGACGAGAAGAAGGACGAGAAGAAGGTCGTGCCGAAGGAGCCAAAGATGAGAAGAAGGCTACAGCCCGTCGTCTTCTTGCAATGGGCTTGTCTGCCGAGCAAGTGGCAGCAGCAACCCAGTTGTCATTAGATGAAATCAAGAAATTATAGCTGCTTTTTGCAATAGATAAAGGGAGATTTCGCCAAGAAATCTCCCTTTATTGTTGTATGCTCTGCATGGACGTTGTCTAACGGCTGCAAATTCTCCCTTAACTCAGTAGCTGCTGTTCCAGCAGCTGACTGCGAGGGAAGATGATCTCATTCTCTATATAGACATGCTCGTTCAGATCTTCTGCGAAATTCTTCAGCAGACTCAGTAGCAACTTATAATCTCCGCTGGCATCAGCTGCCGGGGTGTAGTTGTTTGTGAGCTTTCTGAGGCGCTGCTGGCGCTTGGTCTCATTATCATGTTCCAGTATCATCACGTGAATAGGCATGGCTACAGAGCCGCAATGTATCGGCGCTGCAGGCTGACCCGTAAGCTGCGATTCCATCAGTTGATAGGTGAACGGAAAGAGAACCTGCTCTTCCTTCTGCAGATGGTTCTCCAGGTCAAGCATGCACTCGCTGAAGAGACTCTCTATTTCTGCCATTAACTGATTCTCACCCATCATCGAGTGGATGAGACTGAGGATTTCCGGACCCTTCTCACGGATTCCACGGTGATGAATCTTGAGGGCATAATCGATCAGCAGATCGGTTGGCCACTCCTCGAATTGATATTTTGATGCTCTCATATCCTATTGTAATATAAAATTATTAAATTCCTTTTATCCTATATATTTTTTGATGTCCTCTTCTACCGTTCCGTTTCCGGCAATGCCAAAGGTATCTACCAGTACCTTCAGTACGGCTGGTGAACAGAAGGCTGGGAGCGTAGGACCCAGATGGATGTTCTTTACGCCCAGATGCAGCAGGGCAAGAAGTACGATGACAGCCTTCTGCTCGTACCAGGCAATATTGAAGAAGATAGGAAGGTCATTGATGTCGCTGGCTCCAAAGATCTCCTTCAGCTTCAATGCCACAACCGCCCAGGAATAGGAGTCGTTGCACTGACCTGCATCCAGCACACGAGGAATGCCGTTGATGTCGCCCAGATTGAGCTTGTTGTACTTGAACTTAGCACAGCCGCTGGTGAGTATCACTACATCCTGAGGAAGCGCCTTGGCAAACTCCTCGTAGTAGTTGCGACTCTTCATTCTGCCATCGCAGCCACTCATCACCACAAACTTGCGGATGGCTCCGCTCTTCACTGCCTCTACTATCTTGTCTGCCAGGGCAAAGACCTGGGCATGCGCAAAACCGCCGATGATCTCGCCTGTCTCTATCTCCCTAGGTGGCTGGCAGGTCTTGGCAAGCGCAATCACCTCGGAGAAGTCCTTGTGGCCGTCGGCACCCGCCTGGATATGCTTCCAGCCAGGGAAACCGGTAGAGTTGGTGGTGAAGACGCGGTTCCTGTAGCCTGCCGATGGCGATGGCGGTACGATGCAGTTGGTGGTGAAGACTACAGGACCGTTGAAGCTCTCGAATTCCTCCTTCTGTTTCCACCACGCATTACCGTAGTTGCCCACCAGATGCTTGTACTTCTTGAGCTGCGGATAGTAGTGGGCAGGAAGCATCTCGCCATGTGTATAGACGTCGATGCCCGTGCCTTCGGTCTGGATGAGGAGATCTTCGATATCCTTCAGGTCGTGACCGGAGATGAGGATGCCCGGATTGCTGCCTGTGCCGATGTTCACTCTGGTGAGTTCCGGATTACCGTATGCCTGGGTGTTGGCCTTGTCGAGGAGTGCCATCACATCCACGCCGTACTTTCCTGTTTCGAGCACCACGCCCAGCAGCGTGTTCATATCAGCATCAGGGTTGCTGATGGTGGCGAGAGCACGGCAGATAAAGCTGATAATCTCGCTGTTCTCTTCTCCCAGATGGGCTGCGTGCTCGTAGTATGCTGCCATACCCTTCAGACCGAGCATGGTGAGTTCCTTGAGAGAGCGGATATCTGCATTCTCGTGGCGGAGCACGGATTCACGGGCGCCCTCTGCCTCATAGTCTGTCTTCTCGCCACCCCAGGTTACCTCCTGATAGGCAGGGAGGTGGATATTCATGCTTGCTGCCTTTTGCAGCAGCTGTTTCTTCAGTACGATGCCCTTATCTACCTTTTGCAGGATATCCTGGTCGTTGAAGTTGGCGTTGGTGATGGTGGTGAAGAGTGCATCCGTGAGGAAATGGGTTACCTCTGGTGTCGGTTCTTCGCTTATGCTATGCTGTATGGTTCCTATGCCACGAACCACGCTGAGCAGCAGATCCTGCCACTTGGAAGTTGTAGCCTCCTTACCGCAAACACCCTTGATGGTACAGCCTGTACCCTTAGCTGTTTCCTGACACTGGAAACAGAACATCTTGTTTTCTGCCATATTGCTATAAATTAATGAGTTATTTTAATGTTTTCTTCCAGGCGGCAATCTGCCATTCCTGGTTTCCGGCTGCAAAATTACGGCTTTAAAAATAATCCTACGGTAACAATTGTGACCGTAGGATATTAAAAAAACATAAAAAAGTGTGGGGGAATGGATTTCGTTTTCTGCAGGGCTATTATTGCTGCTGCGAAATCTTCTGCATCAAATCATTCAGGCTCATGGCTCCGCTCTGTCGCCAGAGCATTTCTCCCTTTTTGAAGAGCATGAGGGTAGGGACCGACTGAATGCGGTACTGCATGGACAGTGCCTCGTTCTTATCTACATCTACTTTCAGGATTCTGATGTCATCGCCCATCTTCTCCTTCAGCTGTTCCAGGATAGGGTGCATCATCTTGCAAGGTCCGCACCAGGTAGCGAAGAAATCTACCAATGTCAGCTGTTCGCCGTTAATCATTTCATTGAATTTTTCCATCATTATTGATATTTAAAAGTTATTACTTGTTTTTATCGGTGCGAAGATAAGAAGAATCCGGCATTCCACCAAATCACTCAGTCAATGCGGCGATAGATGGAGTCTATTCATTTTAAGGTTACAACCTGATGCCGTATTTCCTGATGCCTTCTCCCATCATCTCCTCCGGAATGAATATCTTGAGGGTATCGACTAGGGTGTTCAGCATCCGCTCACGGATGTAATCCTCCCTGATATAGAGCGATATGCGCCGCTGCGACAGATAATCTCCTTCTATCTTTCTTACATTCCTCTTCTGCTCCTCACTCAGGAAGGGGAGGTGCATCTCTGGAATGATGGTGAAGCCACCATTCTCATCCACTATCCTTATCAGGGTCTCGATGCTGCCTGCCTCATAGATATGATGACCCTTGCTGCGCGCCTTGCAGAACGAAAAGGCACTGTTGCGCAGACACTGTGCCTCCTTCATAATCCACATGTTCTCATACTCCAGATTCTCAGGCTTGAAAACAGGAAGCTTGCGCCAGCAGCTCTCAGCAAGATATACATAGAACTTCTCCGTGTAGAGCGGTATCTCCAGAATGCCTTCACGGATATTGTCGGAGATGGCTATGCCGGCATCCGTCTCACCACGAAGCAGGGAATCGAGCATGAAATCAGCC
This genomic interval carries:
- a CDS encoding Rpn family recombination-promoting nuclease/putative transposase; the protein is MANYIRFDWAMKRLLRNKANYAVLEGFMCSLLNEKFKINRFLDSESNQQTENDKFNRVDILAENEKGEFIIFEIQNTREHTYFHRMLYGVSKVITDNISLGDDYDKVRKVYSINIVYFTLGQAKDYVYHGKTMFQGLHQPNDILKLSNRQSELFFGDENPQGRKTNREAGDIFPEYYLLCVNNFDKLAVNNLDEWIEFLKTGEISEAAQAPGLADARKCLDIDKLTVAEKNDYVRHMENLRYQRSVIKTGYDDGWQKGLADGREEGREEGRAEGRAEGRAEGRAEGREEGREEGRAEGAKDEKKATARRLLAMGLSAEQVAAATQLSLDEIKKL
- a CDS encoding hemerythrin domain-containing protein, yielding MRASKYQFEEWPTDLLIDYALKIHHRGIREKGPEILSLIHSMMGENQLMAEIESLFSECMLDLENHLQKEEQVLFPFTYQLMESQLTGQPAAPIHCGSVAMPIHVMILEHDNETKRQQRLRKLTNNYTPAADASGDYKLLLSLLKNFAEDLNEHVYIENEIIFPRSQLLEQQLLS
- the hcp gene encoding hydroxylamine reductase; protein product: MAENKMFCFQCQETAKGTGCTIKGVCGKEATTSKWQDLLLSVVRGIGTIQHSISEEPTPEVTHFLTDALFTTITNANFNDQDILQKVDKGIVLKKQLLQKAASMNIHLPAYQEVTWGGEKTDYEAEGARESVLRHENADIRSLKELTMLGLKGMAAYYEHAAHLGEENSEIISFICRALATISNPDADMNTLLGVVLETGKYGVDVMALLDKANTQAYGNPELTRVNIGTGSNPGILISGHDLKDIEDLLIQTEGTGIDVYTHGEMLPAHYYPQLKKYKHLVGNYGNAWWKQKEEFESFNGPVVFTTNCIVPPSPSAGYRNRVFTTNSTGFPGWKHIQAGADGHKDFSEVIALAKTCQPPREIETGEIIGGFAHAQVFALADKIVEAVKSGAIRKFVVMSGCDGRMKSRNYYEEFAKALPQDVVILTSGCAKFKYNKLNLGDINGIPRVLDAGQCNDSYSWAVVALKLKEIFGASDINDLPIFFNIAWYEQKAVIVLLALLHLGVKNIHLGPTLPAFCSPAVLKVLVDTFGIAGNGTVEEDIKKYIG
- the trxA gene encoding thioredoxin, which translates into the protein MEKFNEMINGEQLTLVDFFATWCGPCKMMHPILEQLKEKMGDDIRILKVDVDKNEALSMQYRIQSVPTLMLFKKGEMLWRQSGAMSLNDLMQKISQQQ
- a CDS encoding LysR substrate-binding domain-containing protein; this translates as MNVQQLKYIVALNRFRNFARAAEACQVSQPTLSAMLVKLEEELDTRIFERSNKSVSPTASGKKIIRQAETALQEIERISEIVMEDKGEIGGKLSLAVGPTIAPYILPKFIRHYRENYPSVDLNIQELKADFMLDSLLRGETDAGIAISDNIREGILEIPLYTEKFYVYLAESCWRKLPVFKPENLEYENMWIMKEAQCLRNSAFSFCKARSKGHHIYEAGSIETLIRIVDENGGFTIIPEMHLPFLSEEQKRNVRKIEGDYLSQRRISLYIREDYIRERMLNTLVDTLKIFIPEEMMGEGIRKYGIRL